A stretch of Candidatus Saganbacteria bacterium DNA encodes these proteins:
- a CDS encoding NDP-hexose 2,3-dehydratase family protein, with the protein MPKPYLDINNIDGSFLQSALLTGSELLGLGDFERWLEARYKASDFEVRQIPFNELDNWYFEESLGSLIHKSGKFFKIEGLSVKTNFGRTAEWEQPIINQPEIGILGIITKKINSIRYFLMQAKMEPGNINTIQLSPTVQATKSNYMQVHEGKKPLFLNYFLDRTKSKVLIDQLQSEQGARFLRKRNRNMVVEVEQELDIPDDFCWLTLGQIKQLLAIDNLVNMDARSVLSTIRLFDGLPVRDIHFNALQVSEFSLDILRSLVEDGPLHSHTEILSWFTGLKTQYFCQVESKPLLSIRKWRRSESEIFHESGGLFSVMAVSVSAGNREVNKWTQPLIKQNGIGIVGFVCKKINGVLHFLVQAKVEAGYIDIIEMVPTLSISNLKANMDGTQLFAEIFMDPPLERVRFSAILSEEGGRFYHAQNRYMIVEAAEGADFDLPENYIWMTLGQLLEFEQYSNYVAIETRSLLSCVKLKCL; encoded by the coding sequence ATGCCAAAGCCATATCTTGATATTAATAATATCGATGGGAGTTTTTTGCAGTCAGCACTGTTGACGGGCAGCGAACTGCTCGGCCTCGGCGACTTTGAACGGTGGCTTGAAGCGCGGTATAAGGCGAGCGATTTTGAAGTTAGGCAGATACCATTCAATGAACTCGATAATTGGTATTTTGAGGAATCCCTCGGCAGCCTTATCCACAAAAGTGGGAAATTCTTTAAGATCGAAGGCTTGAGCGTCAAAACTAATTTCGGTCGCACCGCGGAATGGGAACAGCCGATCATCAACCAGCCGGAGATCGGAATACTGGGGATCATAACAAAGAAGATCAATAGCATCCGCTACTTTCTTATGCAGGCCAAAATGGAGCCCGGCAATATCAATACTATCCAATTATCACCGACTGTCCAGGCCACAAAAAGCAATTATATGCAAGTCCACGAGGGAAAAAAGCCTCTGTTCCTCAATTACTTTTTGGACCGGACTAAATCAAAAGTCCTGATCGATCAACTGCAATCAGAGCAGGGGGCGAGATTTTTGCGTAAAAGGAACAGGAACATGGTTGTCGAGGTTGAGCAGGAACTGGATATCCCCGATGATTTTTGCTGGTTGACACTGGGGCAGATCAAGCAATTATTAGCGATTGATAATCTGGTCAACATGGATGCCAGATCGGTTTTGTCCACAATCCGGTTGTTCGACGGGTTGCCTGTCAGGGATATCCACTTCAATGCTTTACAGGTGTCTGAGTTTTCTCTTGACATTCTTCGCTCTCTAGTGGAAGACGGCCCATTGCACAGCCACACCGAAATCTTGAGTTGGTTTACCGGCTTAAAAACGCAATATTTTTGCCAGGTCGAAAGCAAACCATTATTAAGCATCAGAAAATGGCGGCGCTCCGAATCGGAAATATTCCATGAGTCGGGGGGGCTCTTTTCCGTTATGGCGGTTTCGGTCAGCGCAGGAAACCGGGAAGTGAATAAATGGACGCAGCCGCTCATAAAACAAAACGGCATTGGCATTGTGGGATTTGTCTGTAAAAAAATAAACGGTGTCTTGCATTTTCTGGTTCAGGCCAAAGTCGAAGCCGGATATATTGACATTATTGAAATGGTCCCGACCCTTTCGATCTCAAACCTCAAAGCAAATATGGATGGCACTCAGCTTTTTGCAGAAATATTTATGGATCCGCCGCTGGAGCGGGTTCGATTTTCGGCTATTTTGTCCGAAGAAGGCGGTCGTTTTTACCATGCGCAGAACAGGTATATGATTGTTGAGGCGGCTGAAGGGGCAGACTTTGATCTCCCAGAAAATTATATTTGGATGACCCTGGGTCAATTGCTTGAGTTTGAGCAATACAGCAATTACGTCGCAATCGAGACACGAAGTTTGTTGTCATGCGTAAAATTGAAATGCTTGTGA
- a CDS encoding B12-binding domain-containing radical SAM protein, which produces MNILLVRPPDSLQNATLLSHTKPINLAYIAAYLLQKGFNVKIIDYEIQAFSSEAFLNILSEFKPGVIGVSCMTPTIKNGAAICELAKQHDINIKTVVGGVHANGLPVRTLDEFDSFDYLVYGEGEITFHELCLCFQDKKSVAEVTGIVYRDDRGVIVKNSPRALIKDLDILPFPARDLIDFGQQVGHSSRGFTNKIRSAEIFTSRGCPVGCTFCAIQATFGRMVRFRSPVYIEREIKECVEKYGCNHIVIADDTFTLIKEHALKICDILKRSGIKSWNCDTRVNTVSEELLTAMKDSGCQKVAFGVESGSQRIIDLIGKKITVEQVKNAVSLAKKVGIKHIEGNFIIGSDPSETLEDVAQTKKLINSLSWTFVSVTVIVPYPGTPLYDSMQAKGLLKVEEWEDFVMFGKVPKWRTENFTATELVGLQKELTKSFYLNPKYIIRQLLGIRTIKDVQYWANAGFSYIKWYLTGKV; this is translated from the coding sequence ATGAATATATTGCTTGTTCGGCCGCCGGATTCGTTACAAAATGCGACCTTGTTAAGCCATACAAAACCAATCAACCTTGCTTATATTGCGGCTTATCTGTTGCAGAAAGGCTTTAATGTCAAGATTATCGATTATGAAATACAGGCTTTTTCTAGCGAGGCCTTCTTGAACATTTTGAGTGAGTTCAAGCCTGGAGTGATCGGCGTTTCATGTATGACCCCTACAATAAAGAATGGGGCTGCAATCTGTGAGCTAGCGAAACAACATGATATTAATATAAAAACCGTTGTAGGCGGAGTGCATGCAAATGGCCTTCCTGTAAGGACACTTGATGAATTTGATTCTTTCGATTATCTTGTTTATGGGGAGGGGGAGATCACATTTCATGAATTATGCTTGTGTTTTCAGGACAAAAAGAGCGTTGCAGAAGTAACTGGCATCGTCTATCGCGATGACAGAGGCGTGATCGTCAAAAATTCTCCCCGTGCATTAATCAAGGATTTGGATATTCTGCCTTTTCCGGCACGTGATTTGATCGATTTTGGACAACAAGTTGGACATTCATCAAGAGGTTTCACAAACAAAATAAGATCAGCCGAAATATTCACATCGCGTGGATGTCCTGTCGGGTGCACTTTTTGCGCTATCCAGGCGACTTTTGGCCGCATGGTCAGGTTTCGAAGCCCTGTTTATATCGAACGTGAGATCAAAGAATGTGTCGAGAAGTACGGGTGTAATCATATCGTCATTGCCGATGATACGTTTACGCTGATCAAGGAGCACGCGTTGAAAATTTGCGATATTTTAAAACGCTCTGGGATCAAGTCCTGGAATTGTGATACGAGGGTCAACACAGTTAGCGAAGAATTGCTTACTGCCATGAAAGACAGCGGTTGCCAAAAAGTTGCCTTTGGCGTAGAGTCGGGCAGCCAGAGGATCATTGATCTCATCGGGAAAAAGATTACGGTTGAACAGGTCAAAAATGCTGTATCACTGGCTAAAAAGGTTGGCATCAAACATATCGAAGGTAATTTTATTATCGGCAGCGACCCTTCAGAAACGCTGGAAGACGTCGCCCAGACCAAAAAATTGATCAATTCTTTGTCCTGGACTTTTGTTTCAGTCACCGTGATCGTACCTTATCCTGGCACGCCTCTTTATGATTCAATGCAGGCGAAAGGCCTGTTAAAAGTTGAGGAGTGGGAAGATTTTGTTATGTTTGGCAAGGTGCCAAAATGGCGGACAGAAAATTTTACTGCAACAGAGTTGGTTGGCCTCCAGAAGGAGTTAACAAAATCATTTTATCTAAATCCAAAATATATCATTCGCCAGTTATTAGGCATAAGAACCATAAAAGATGTTCAATATTGGGCTAATGCAGGATTTTCGTATATTAAATGGTATTTAACGGGGAAGGTTTGA
- a CDS encoding Gfo/Idh/MocA family oxidoreductase: MIILILGYSRIARKRVIPALAQIDNVKQVEVASVSSANRVVLPEKIAGAVYNDYDAALSASKANVVYVSTFNGDHSRLIEKALKRGFHVIVDKPAMTDYRDAKMLAILAREKRLCLAEATAYAFHPQIIQAKNIFLDADRQPKRLTVIFTFPPIDANDFRYDKDLGGGALLDLGPYAVSIGRVFFEVKPDEVFCRLLSFGGKNNVETAFSLLATYPGGRAMVGHFGFDAEYRNYVNILSEGVSLEFERVFTIPHDQENILKIKQANQPKEVKATAGDCFALYLDNVLAGIRSGDYQYHIDNLLSDAYVLQQLRLAANGAA, from the coding sequence ATGATAATTTTGATCTTAGGCTATTCGAGGATCGCGCGGAAGAGGGTCATTCCGGCGTTAGCGCAAATCGACAATGTGAAGCAGGTCGAGGTGGCCTCCGTCTCGTCGGCCAATCGTGTGGTCTTGCCAGAAAAGATCGCTGGCGCGGTTTATAATGATTATGATGCTGCTCTATCTGCAAGTAAAGCTAACGTGGTTTATGTCTCAACTTTCAACGGCGACCACTCCCGACTTATCGAAAAAGCTCTCAAACGAGGTTTCCACGTGATCGTCGATAAACCAGCCATGACTGATTATCGTGATGCGAAAATGCTGGCAATCCTTGCACGCGAAAAACGGCTCTGCCTGGCCGAGGCAACCGCTTATGCCTTTCATCCGCAAATAATACAGGCAAAAAATATTTTTCTCGACGCCGACCGGCAGCCGAAACGTTTGACGGTAATCTTTACTTTTCCGCCAATCGACGCGAATGATTTCCGCTATGACAAGGATTTGGGCGGCGGCGCGCTGCTTGATCTTGGCCCGTACGCCGTCAGCATTGGGCGGGTATTCTTTGAGGTAAAGCCGGACGAGGTATTTTGTCGACTGCTCTCTTTCGGCGGCAAAAACAATGTTGAGACAGCTTTCAGCCTGCTCGCGACTTATCCTGGCGGGCGGGCGATGGTCGGCCATTTTGGTTTTGATGCCGAATACAGGAATTACGTCAATATTTTGAGCGAGGGCGTCTCCCTGGAATTTGAGCGTGTTTTTACGATTCCTCATGATCAAGAAAATATCCTCAAGATCAAACAGGCTAACCAGCCAAAAGAGGTAAAAGCGACGGCGGGCGATTGTTTCGCCCTTTATTTAGATAATGTGCTGGCGGGCATTCGTAGCGGCGATTATCAGTATCACATCGACAATTTGTTGTCCGACGCCTATGTCTTGCAGCAATTGCGCCTAGCGGCAAATGGGGCAGCTTAA
- a CDS encoding DegT/DnrJ/EryC1/StrS family aminotransferase, with the protein MTIKVWDYLAEYDSEKTEIMAAVEKVFSSGRLILGQNVQDFESEFSKYCDVRFGVGVNSGTDALFLALKAIGVAQGDEVITVANTAVPTVSAIVSSGARPVFVDIDPATYLMDTAQLEDAVTPRTKCIMPVHLFGQCVNMAAVQKVAQAHGLKVIEDCAQSHGAMFKSKKAGSLSDLAAFSFYPTKILGGFGDGGMVITDNQEYYERLKRLRFYGMETAYYSKEHGYNSRLDELHAAILLSKLKHLDGYIARRRELAKKYDELLKNSGLVLPTTADDNFHAYYLYVCRHAKRDQIIAGLKQRDIVVNISYPWPIHTMTGYEFLGYKSGDLPQTEAVCKEVFSLPMYPALTDNELGSVVSALIEILRDII; encoded by the coding sequence ATGACCATAAAAGTTTGGGATTACTTGGCAGAATACGACAGCGAGAAGACGGAAATCATGGCGGCTGTGGAAAAGGTTTTTTCATCCGGCCGGCTGATCCTGGGCCAGAATGTCCAGGATTTTGAGTCGGAGTTTTCAAAATATTGCGATGTAAGATTTGGTGTTGGTGTCAACAGTGGCACGGACGCCCTGTTTCTTGCTTTAAAGGCGATTGGCGTTGCGCAGGGGGATGAGGTGATCACGGTCGCCAATACCGCCGTGCCGACCGTTTCGGCCATCGTTTCGTCCGGTGCTCGTCCGGTTTTTGTTGATATCGATCCTGCGACTTATCTGATGGACACGGCACAGCTTGAGGACGCCGTCACGCCCAGGACGAAATGTATTATGCCGGTCCATTTGTTCGGGCAGTGCGTTAATATGGCCGCGGTACAAAAAGTTGCACAGGCACACGGCTTAAAAGTGATCGAAGATTGCGCGCAATCGCACGGTGCGATGTTTAAGAGTAAAAAAGCTGGTTCCCTCTCTGATTTGGCGGCCTTCTCGTTTTATCCCACCAAGATTCTAGGTGGTTTTGGCGACGGGGGGATGGTCATTACTGACAATCAGGAGTATTATGAAAGATTAAAAAGATTGAGATTCTATGGGATGGAAACGGCTTATTATTCCAAGGAACATGGCTATAACTCCAGGCTTGACGAATTGCATGCTGCCATTCTTCTGTCTAAATTAAAGCATTTGGATGGCTATATCGCTCGCCGCAGGGAACTGGCAAAAAAATACGATGAGCTATTGAAGAATTCGGGTCTTGTCCTGCCGACCACCGCGGACGATAATTTCCACGCTTATTACCTTTATGTCTGTCGTCACGCCAAGCGGGATCAGATAATTGCGGGACTGAAGCAGAGGGATATTGTTGTCAACATCAGTTATCCCTGGCCGATCCATACGATGACCGGCTATGAATTCCTGGGTTACAAGAGCGGGGATCTCCCGCAAACCGAAGCGGTTTGTAAAGAGGTATTTTCCTTGCCTATGTATCCTGCGCTGACCGACAATGAACTTGGCTCGGTCGTGTCGGCCTTGATAGAAATATTGCGAGACATTATTTGA
- a CDS encoding class I SAM-dependent methyltransferase encodes MLEKEYETMYNVEDNHWWYVGMHRIFFDILKKYLFNRGERGQNLKILDAGCGTGKVMESLSKYGETLGIDYSEYAIVFCKKRGFNSVFQCSIEKLQFPDEYFDVITCFDVLSNVDDKKALDELYRVCKPGGLILINVVAWQSLFSTHDMAVGVKRRYSKNELEEKINKSGLIIKKITYLNCFLFPLIALVRILKKRMINGNIIESDLVMPIPILNFILTRVLYLEAFLARKINLPIGLSLFCVAERQQKDK; translated from the coding sequence ATGTTAGAAAAAGAATATGAAACAATGTATAACGTTGAGGACAATCATTGGTGGTACGTTGGTATGCATAGAATATTTTTTGATATACTTAAAAAATATCTTTTTAATAGGGGGGAGAGAGGCCAAAATCTAAAAATCTTAGATGCAGGTTGTGGAACAGGGAAAGTGATGGAAAGCTTATCAAAATATGGAGAAACGCTGGGCATAGATTATTCAGAGTATGCTATTGTTTTTTGTAAAAAACGTGGATTTAATAGTGTTTTTCAATGCTCAATAGAAAAATTGCAATTCCCTGATGAATATTTTGATGTTATCACATGTTTTGATGTATTATCTAATGTGGATGACAAGAAGGCACTTGATGAGCTTTATCGAGTTTGTAAACCTGGAGGTTTGATCTTAATTAATGTGGTTGCTTGGCAATCTTTATTTAGTACTCATGACATGGCTGTAGGCGTAAAAAGAAGATATTCAAAAAATGAATTGGAGGAAAAGATAAATAAATCCGGCCTTATTATCAAAAAAATCACTTATCTTAATTGTTTTCTATTTCCACTAATAGCTTTAGTCAGGATTCTAAAAAAACGGATGATTAATGGTAATATTATTGAATCTGATTTAGTAATGCCCATTCCTATATTAAATTTCATCCTAACTCGCGTTTTATATTTAGAAGCATTTTTGGCAAGGAAAATTAATCTGCCGATTGGTCTTTCTCTTTTTTGTGTAGCTGAAAGGCAGCAAAAAGACAAATAA
- the pseF gene encoding pseudaminic acid cytidylyltransferase, whose product MNKNNSLAIITARGGSKRIPRKNIKAFLGAPIIKYSIETALVAGCFDEVMVSTDDLEIAEISKKYGARIPFIRSAATSDDYAATSDVLKEVIQRYMALGQAFEYFCCIYPTAPLISAQKLIDGLDLLKNGDADSVLAVTRYLYPIQRALKIVDGQVSLIAPENGLKRSQDLSPAYHDAGQFCWFKTKAFLNKGRPMFSNAQAIELLAAEVQDIDTEEDWEMAEIKYMRMQEKGQR is encoded by the coding sequence ATGAATAAGAATAATTCTTTAGCAATAATTACAGCAAGAGGCGGGAGTAAAAGGATTCCGCGCAAGAATATTAAGGCCTTTTTAGGGGCGCCGATTATAAAATATTCGATTGAGACTGCGCTTGTTGCAGGTTGTTTTGACGAGGTCATGGTTTCTACCGATGATCTGGAAATTGCCGAGATATCAAAAAAATATGGCGCCAGAATTCCTTTTATAAGATCAGCGGCCACATCGGACGATTATGCCGCGACCAGCGACGTTCTTAAGGAAGTGATCCAGCGGTACATGGCGCTGGGGCAAGCATTCGAATACTTTTGCTGTATCTATCCTACCGCCCCTTTAATTTCGGCTCAAAAATTGATCGATGGCCTCGACTTGCTTAAAAATGGGGACGCCGATTCAGTTCTGGCCGTGACCCGATATTTATATCCGATTCAGCGAGCCTTAAAAATTGTTGACGGTCAGGTGAGCCTGATCGCACCGGAAAATGGCCTCAAAAGATCACAGGATTTGTCGCCCGCCTATCACGACGCCGGCCAGTTCTGTTGGTTCAAGACAAAGGCCTTTTTGAACAAGGGGAGGCCAATGTTCTCGAATGCGCAGGCGATTGAACTCCTGGCTGCCGAAGTCCAGGATATCGATACCGAAGAAGATTGGGAGATGGCGGAGATCAAATACATGCGTATGCAGGAGAAGGGACAAAGATGA
- a CDS encoding UDP-2,4-diacetamido-2,4,6-trideoxy-beta-L-altropyranose hydrolase gives MKVLILTEGGKSIGAGHLARCSALYQACEEKGANVELVINGDDSVSFLLNGMKYQLFNWLKAKQRLAMMLADADCVIIDSYLASRSLFNKISGAVAGRVIMIDDLNRLAYPAGIVVNPSIYGHQLKYPKNKKITYLLSKDYVILRKPFWSVPAKKIKRNARNILIILGGGFQGDFLRRIIKYLSVNFPSFTYHVVAPDFHDQGDLDLDINFYTGLSAWQMRGLMLKCDFSISAGGQTLYELVRVGVPVIAICLAENQLTGLRFFHRLGAIAYAGWINENRFWHRLGRSFEKFLSYKERRGLVKQQKLLIDGQGAKRLAKVGFTLKQRS, from the coding sequence ATGAAAGTTTTGATCTTGACCGAAGGCGGTAAATCAATCGGTGCCGGCCATCTAGCCAGATGCTCCGCCCTCTATCAGGCGTGCGAAGAAAAAGGCGCCAATGTTGAATTGGTCATTAATGGCGATGATTCTGTCTCTTTTTTGTTGAATGGCATGAAATATCAACTATTTAATTGGCTAAAAGCCAAACAGCGGCTAGCCATGATGTTGGCCGACGCTGATTGTGTCATTATTGACTCTTATTTAGCGAGCCGATCGCTTTTTAACAAAATATCCGGCGCTGTTGCCGGACGGGTCATTATGATTGATGATCTGAATAGGCTGGCATATCCGGCGGGGATTGTGGTCAACCCTTCAATATACGGTCATCAGCTAAAATATCCAAAAAACAAAAAGATAACTTATTTATTAAGCAAGGACTATGTTATCTTGAGAAAACCATTCTGGTCCGTGCCAGCTAAAAAGATTAAGAGAAATGCCAGGAATATTTTAATTATCTTAGGCGGGGGCTTTCAGGGTGACTTTTTACGGCGGATAATAAAATACCTGTCAGTCAATTTCCCGTCTTTTACATACCACGTTGTTGCGCCTGATTTTCATGATCAAGGCGATCTTGATCTGGATATTAATTTCTATACGGGCCTTTCAGCGTGGCAGATGCGTGGGCTGATGCTAAAGTGCGATTTCTCTATTTCCGCCGGCGGTCAGACGCTATATGAGCTGGTACGGGTGGGTGTTCCGGTCATAGCGATTTGTCTGGCAGAAAACCAGTTGACCGGATTGCGGTTTTTCCATCGGCTAGGAGCGATCGCTTACGCGGGTTGGATAAATGAAAACCGCTTCTGGCATAGGTTAGGACGGTCTTTTGAAAAATTTCTTTCTTATAAAGAAAGGCGCGGGCTTGTGAAGCAACAGAAGTTGTTGATTGACGGCCAAGGTGCGAAGCGACTGGCCAAGGTTGGGTTCACACTGAAACAGAGGAGCTGA
- a CDS encoding Gfo/Idh/MocA family oxidoreductase translates to MRKLKLAFIGGGLNSAVGMTHKIASQMDGRFELTAGCFSPDKCINEQTAKEWHPERLYATWVELLAEEKNKSDVLVALTPTLLHADIIVAAVKSGYPVISEKALTSSVADARRIKTALDDLQGYLAVTFNYTGYPMLRELKSVIKQNRLGKIQQIQIEMPQEGFARLGQDGRPVVPQEWRLSDGDIPTISLDLGVHLHSIIYFLTGERPLEVTAVQDSFGSFRQIIDNVICIAKYSNGLICNIWYGKTALGCRNGLKVRVYGELGSAEWYQMDPERLFLRDNRGQEQVLDRGSLGVNVCGLPRYGRFKAGHPAGFIEAFANLYCDIADSITAYMGKSSYDAEYVYGIDEALEGLCMFQSVDKAAKNKTWVNVERDSE, encoded by the coding sequence ATGAGAAAATTAAAGCTGGCTTTTATCGGCGGCGGCCTGAATTCTGCAGTCGGGATGACTCACAAGATAGCCTCGCAGATGGACGGCAGATTTGAATTGACAGCCGGATGTTTCAGCCCTGATAAGTGTATAAACGAGCAAACAGCCAAAGAGTGGCATCCGGAAAGATTGTATGCGACCTGGGTAGAACTATTGGCGGAGGAAAAGAACAAATCTGATGTGCTAGTCGCTTTGACCCCGACGTTGCTTCATGCCGATATTATCGTGGCGGCGGTTAAATCTGGTTATCCAGTTATTTCTGAAAAAGCATTGACCTCTTCCGTTGCCGACGCCAGGAGAATAAAAACGGCCCTTGATGATTTGCAGGGTTACCTGGCTGTGACTTTTAACTATACTGGTTATCCAATGCTCAGGGAATTAAAGTCGGTTATTAAGCAGAATCGCTTGGGAAAGATCCAGCAGATCCAGATCGAGATGCCCCAGGAAGGGTTTGCGCGCCTGGGACAGGACGGCCGGCCGGTGGTGCCGCAGGAATGGAGACTAAGCGACGGCGATATTCCGACCATTTCATTAGACTTAGGTGTTCATCTTCATTCTATCATCTATTTTCTGACGGGTGAGAGACCGCTCGAGGTGACGGCGGTGCAGGACAGTTTTGGCTCTTTTAGGCAGATAATTGATAACGTCATATGCATTGCAAAATATTCTAATGGCCTAATATGTAATATCTGGTATGGCAAAACGGCGCTTGGCTGCCGGAACGGGCTCAAGGTAAGGGTTTACGGTGAACTGGGTTCGGCCGAGTGGTATCAGATGGACCCCGAGCGGCTTTTCCTGCGCGATAACCGGGGACAGGAGCAAGTCCTCGATCGGGGCAGTCTCGGTGTTAACGTCTGCGGGTTGCCGCGTTACGGCAGGTTTAAGGCGGGTCATCCCGCCGGCTTTATCGAGGCCTTCGCCAATCTTTACTGCGATATCGCGGATAGTATCACAGCCTATATGGGAAAATCATCTTATGATGCCGAATATGTTTACGGTATCGATGAAGCGCTGGAAGGTTTATGCATGTTTCAATCAGTCGACAAGGCGGCCAAAAATAAAACATGGGTAAATGTGGAGAGAGATAGCGAATGA